The Podospora bellae-mahoneyi strain CBS 112042 chromosome 7, whole genome shotgun sequence genomic sequence GTGGAGATAATGAATTTGAAAATCTTAAGAACAATACCAAAGAGAGTTTCAGAACCCTGGTGTGAAAGACGTAAAGCTTGACCATATGAACCCTCAATTGTGTGGCGACGTTTTCGGCGGATGACTCAGTGGCCGCGGCCAGGGCACACCGAACCCAGCTTTTGCGGGGTGTTGCTCCTTCTTGCTCTCAACACGGATATGCCCAAATGTGAGCTATAAGCACATGGCGCCTTGTTTCAGTCCAAATCATTTTAATTGTCTAATACCATCAGCCATTTTTAACCCCTGGTACACGACACAATCTTTTGGGTGATTCTCAACCTACACCAATCACGACGATGGGGCCACAGCCGCCATCTCCGCCATCTCCTGCCAGCAGCGCTCTAAAAACTATTGCCAAATACAAACAACGTTCTTTCGACACCTCACTCAACTCCCATATTCCCCTCCTCGAGTCCGCAAAgaacccctcctctcctgaCGTTGTTCTCATAGGAGACTCCATGATCGAACGGatgctcaccaccgccaactgCGGCCCAAACCTCGTCTCGCCTTGGCCATCACAAACCATGCTTCCAAAGGATAACAGCAAGCAGTTTCAAGCAGGCCGAGTTCTCAActtgggagtgggaggtgACAAGATACAGAATGTGGCCTACCGCCTGGTTGGTGACCCAAAACAACGTCTCAAAAGTGTTGCAGACATGTTGGCCGCGCGGAGAAGTGTAAAGCTGTGGGTTTTACAGGTTGGGACTAATAACATGAGCCCCAAGAAAGGgctgggagatggagatggagatgctCTAAGGGCCTTGGTAGAGGCCCTGCTGGACATAGGAGCAGAGGGTTGTAAGGTGTTAGTGACGGGATTGTTCTTGCGAAAGGATATACCCTGGGAGAAGATCAAACAGGCGAATGAAAAGATTCATCAAGTGGTAGAGAATTTTGCGAGTGGCCACCCAGCACAAGTGTTGTGGCTTCCTGCGAcagaggaggtcaaggaggaacACTTGGTAGACCACGTGCATTTGAGCGAGGCTGGATACAAAATATGGATTGGGAGGTTACTGGCTGACGAGACTATGAGGATATGAGTTATGGCAGAATGCACAGCCAAGGATTAAGAACTGGACTATTGAACGGTCATGAAGGTTGTATTTTCTGTCAATGGAGCTACAGTGTTGTTGGCCTCTGCGCCAGCCATTACTCTTCAGTAAAGTACCTTACCTATTTCTTTTCCGGATGATTCTCATTTTGAactttcttcaccaccagGACGGGCTGCCCCTTGGcagccgcctccttctcagcaagtagcttcttttcctttcctccccaGTAATGCCAATCCATGAAGCGGTAGCCTTGCACGCTTTGAGCAGTGGCATTAATGGTGTGGCAGCCGAACAAAAGACGGTTTGGTGGTATAACAGCAAGCGAAAAACGCATGAATGTGAAGGCGTAAAAGATGAGGGCGCAGGTCATCTTGCCGGATATTCTGAGCGTTGTTGTTAGTGTCTGTTCACTGTTATGGTGAACACTCACAAGTCAGGGCTCTTCTGCGTATCTGCTATGGCCGCGAGAGGAATGGTGAAGTTGGAAGCCGGGCCCCAAAAGTCTGCACGCATTGACGACGGTCAGTTTTTTGGTCCTGAGTGCGGCCAGGTCACGTAGGTACGGAGGTCGACTTACGCGTCGAGCAAAAGTAATCGGTCCAGGGATTGGACCTGATCTTGGCATTTGCCGCCTTGATGAACGCAGCGGCCATTGTTGATGCTTGATGTCGACGTTCAATGGTATGGTATTGAAGAACAAGTGAAAGGCGAAGGGTGCGTGAATCCTCCCGCAGACTCCGGTTCGGAGAGGGGCAGTATTTGGTGAGGTAATTCATGTTACACAGCCAAGGGGAATTTTGCGTTCCGATATCAGATCTGGCATTTacccttctctttctccctcgccgtcaCGTGGATGGCTGAGTCGCATCTTTCTTCAACAGGACAATCCTTTTCAAAGGTCAACCTTTGCGCTCTTGCATGCTGGGAGGTGCGTACGCAGGTGCTATGGTGAAGGAAGCGCTTTAGGCTTGTCAATAGGGCTGTGCTAGGTCTGCCATTCTGTTCGTGGGATTTGGAACTGATCGCAGATTAAAAatggaaggagaaggcggtaGTCATGTTTTATAAAATGACCTTGGCGCAGGTTTGCAGTGCTCCAAGTGGTTGCTGTTCCCGGGATGCGGGAGGGCCTGAGGATCGCCGGCCGGCCACATGCGGCCAGCCTGGCTGGCTTCAGAGGCGCAACCAAGACCTCGGCGGCTACTACGTCCTTGAACCGCCAGCCTGGTTAGGGTGTACACGTCAGATGTTTGGGCGTTGTTCTTTAAGGTTGAACATATCCTTGGCTTCGGGCATGTCGATATCGACATGTCAGGTGTCAGCCCTGATGtattgttgatgttgagacTATCTTGGAACTCTCAGCTTCGTGACAGCCTTTAATGCGTTTTCGGTTTCTCACCTTTGGCATACATCCGCCGACAAATAACTGTTAATACGACAAAGTTCCACTCAGCCGGCATGCGACCCGCTATCGTCTTCCTCGCTACGTTCATTGCCctggcggcagcagcaccggAGATGACCATGGAGAAGCTTCAGGAGCGGGCGCTCTGTGTAAGTACCTTCAACCTTTCCACAGGAAGGCGCGCATTCCAGCTAGCCGTAACTAACAGGTAAATGTACAGGAGTGCAATGAAAACCGCTGCCGTGGCCCGAGTTGCTGTGCGAACGGAACGTGCTGATAATTCCTGCTATCGACAGGGTTAGCAAGTACATAAGACTCGAAAATACTTACGAGAATACGATGTACGTTGTAACGACTTGGAAATGGGCTTTCGGCGCTTGTGTATTGGCTTTGGGAATTAGGACTTGGTGACAAGAATAAGGTGGAGTTTTGGTGAAATCGGGACCTAGTGTTCCAGCTTCAAAATTTATTGAAAGTCTATTTTTCCATGCTTAAAGAATCTCAGCTCAGAAAAGGTTCCCTCTCAGTAGCTAGACAATCGTGAACTCTAGATTTCGGCCAGCCATTTCGTCCGTCATGTCCTCTCCATCTATAAACCCATGCATATACCCGTCTCCCACAATCCTATGTTTGCCCctttcaacaccaccctctctTAAAACAAAAGGGCAGTCaccccaaacaaaaccaccactATGTGTCCCTGCTGAATCGACTTGACACCCCGTCCATATTGTCCCTGTTGCGGGTTCGTGTGGTAGGTTGAGCCGGCGGTAGGGATACTTTGACACCATAGCAAAGCGGTGACAACAATCTCCAGCTGCTGTTGAAGTCTGAACATGTCCTGCTTGTGTGGTGAGTGAGGTCGCCATAGGACCGTCCGCGGTGCAAAATCTCCTCCTGATAGCGTTGACCCGATAACCCTGAAAGCTGCCGAGTCCATTAAACGATCCCCAAGAATACATGATTGAGCATATCTACTTGATATACCAAACAATACACCCCAAAAATTATGCCCGTTTCCAGGCCGATGTTGGCATGTTGAGCAAACAAGAGTCGAAGCCACCCAGATGACCCCGCCATTCTCCGCAAATGGCTCCCCCGCACCCCGCATCCCCACGTTTGCCCTAAAAAACGGGTTGACACGTTCAGGGGTTGAAGCAATTTCTCACAACACAGCTTGCCTGTGACCATTACTCAGAGGAAGACCAATTGCTTTTCGAAGATCACTAATACTATGAGTCTCAAGCTAGGTTGTTATGCTATCTGAAGTCAAGTGTGGAAAGAAATGAGTGAGAGGATGAGATTCAGGCAGGGTTTTGGCTGCTTTTCTCCTGCCCGCTTGGTGTCTTCCGTACACATGCATGTTTGAGCAGCCACCACCGACTTGCCCGAGTTTATCACTGCATCCTCCAACGACAGTAACGATCTTATCTTCGAGTACAGATCCATGTGCAATGCTCTCGTCCGGTCGCAAGCCGAGTCGCCGACCGCCACGACGACAAAGGGTCAGTTAACCCACAAACCACATGCCCCGCCTACACGTAGTAGCTGGGAGCGACCGAAAACGTGTTCGCGTCCTCGCAGGTTAAGAAACGGTATGCTTCATTACAATGAGGTTAAGCTGACGCTACAATAGCCCCTAAATTTCCCTGCATCACTTTACAAATCCGCATCATTGCTGATGGTGCTTGATCCTCCGCCCTGAGCCTCTGCGATAACCTGTGTCCGGGTCACCTTGCCTGTCGTATCGACAAAGATCCAACTAGTCACCTCAACGCCGGGGAAGGGCTTATAGTCATACTGGAGCTCAAACTCGACAACATTGCCCTCCTCTTCGATCGTCCGGTTATGTCCGTTGAACTCCATATCTTTGTCGTATGATCCCACCACGACCCGCGACTGCTCGTTGCCGTCATTGTCGAGATACTCGTCGTAGATGCTGCCGTCCTGTGCGAGGACACGGTTCTTGTGTGCTTGGCCGGTGTAGTCGTTGACGCTGAAAAGTACATTGCTCTCGAGCTTGTGGCTTCCCTCGAACGACCGTTTGGCGTTGCCTCCTGCAGCATCCTCTTCCCCGGCCCCAGTTCCGCCTCCAAgtccctcaccaacaccatccaggAGGTCAGTGGTGGAGTTGATAATCTGTGTGACTTCCTGTCCCAGGGTCGCAATGATGGGATTGAGATCGATGCTGTTGAGCACATCGTCGACCATCTTGACAACATTCCCGAGACGCGCCTCCAGCTCGACCTTTGCAGAGACATTCTCAATCTTGAGCTGGACGCGGTTGATGCTCGCGTCAACGCCCGCGCTGAAGTGCAACAGCTTCAGGACGTTTGCGTCGAGGTTGACCTTGGCCGTGAGGTTTTGCACGTCAACCCCGATGTACCCGACGCTCACCGAAGCGTTGAGATAGACATCTGGCTCTTCGGCAAGCTGGACACCGCCGGTGTTGGCGGTTTCGTAGTTTACCGTCTCGGGGTCGCCGCGCTTGTCGAGTCGGTACCCGATGTACCCATCGTCTCCATCATCTGCGCCATAGatggggttgaagaggaggaaaagggcaGCTGCCCTAGTGAAAAGGTCTCTCATGATGGGCAACTCTTGAGGGGGCCTGGCAGAGATGGAAAGAAACAAGCAAAGACAGAAGACAATCAGCAGATTACCGTGGGAGTTGGGTAGGTGGGCAAAGAGCAGCTGTATCAAGTAGGTGTGCGTTTCCACACCTCCCACATCGTCATTCAGCGGGCAGAGAAATGGATAGCTGAGGTATTGGACGCGCCCAGACACGGTCGGGCATTATCAAGCTGGATCGCAACCTGCATGCATATATTCCGGATTCTTGGTTTTGCCTTATTTGGCTGTCTTATTGACGAGGTTCATGCCAAGGTACAGGCCTTCAAAGTCAAGCTCAGGCTGCCAAGGCCAATTACCGTTGTGATGCAAGCACCAAATCATGGCAGAGCCCCTGACCGCCCGCAGCTCAACACCCCTGACAGGGTTTCATCCAGCTCAGTGGAAAACATGCCGAGTGGACGCTTCTCAGCAACGCTTGGAGTTTGGATCTGGTTGTTCCTGAATGCAACACCACAAACCGGATTCATGGTGGTTTCATTTTAAATTTTTGCTGGCAGCCATCGCGAAAACAAGGAGTGATCGAGGTCATAATGGACACCCAAATAAGACGTGACGGAGAGTCCTTTCTGGGCATTGTGTTGAACAACCAGGACGATCCCTGGCGAATCAAATCATTGAATGAATGTGCCTGGCAGCCTTTTTATTCCTCCAAGTTGACCAGACATACACACCTCACCCATCGCCAGGTGAGACGGTCTTTTGCTTTCTCTTGCGCGTGCTGGCCTTTGGCATCTTCACTCGTTTCCGAAGACTCCGCTTTCCACCGCTCACGATGAGGACCTCCTCGCGCTGGTCCCTCCTCAGGGCTATCCTCCTGCTCGTAGCTCTGTTCATCACTCTCTCAGTTGCGCAGACCGAGTCTGCCGAgccagcaccatcaacagAGCCCGCTGCCGAGCCCAGCACGGAAgcaccctcgccatcagcaacacccagCTCTCAGACTGCCTCCCCATCCACTGCTTCGagcggaggcggcggcagcgggacacccaccaccaccacccctcgaCCCTCGGGAAGCAATCCCCCTGACGTCTATCTCCGCGTTCCTGAGCTCTCAGTCGGCCGCATCGAGCTCGACGTGGATGACCTCAAAGCGGATGTCAACCTCAACGCCGAAATTGCCAACCTCGTCTCCATCAACGTCGGTGTGGCGGTTGGCATCCAAaaggtcaacatcaccatttCTGACGTAGAAGccgagcttgagcttgttaTTCGTTTGGGACATTTGGTCGAAATCGTCAACCGAACCCTCTCATCTCTTGACCTCAACCCACTGCTGATCAACCTGCTGAACAACGTTTCTGACATTGTTGACTCTGTTGTTGGCGCCGTGGATGGCTTGCTGGGTACTATCACGCAGGGCGGCAGCACGTTGAGGTTTTTGATTGACAACCTGGGGAATATTGTGCAGGAggttgctggggagggaaCAGATATCGTCAGCAGCATTGTTGGAAATTATCAGAAGAACATGACGTTTACTGGTGTGGCTAAGGAGCTAGGGAACGGGCTGACACAAAGGACGTACCGGTATGATGCGCTGGGGAGCTTGGTGAATATCATCTTTAATACCATGGGACAAGTCGTGCAGGCTGTCGTGGTCGGGAAGGATAAtagcggtggcggcggcggaggaggcggctcAACGACGACAGCTCCTGCCAGCTCCGCACCTGCCACAAGCGTGGCTCCGGCTCCAACGACAAGTGCGCCGGCGGAAGAGGGCGAGTAGCAAGGCTGTTACAGAGAGATCACCTATACCTAATGATACATTATTGGTAGCTCAATGATATTTGAACAGAAACCATACTCACGCCATCTCGTCCCCTTTAGCGTTGAACTGCTTCATCTGAAATACTATGCATTTATTCCCTTAGACCCCCTGTCACCTGAACAGAAACGCCGACCTGGAACAATATCCCCGATATTTTAGGTAGCTAGGTATCCCATCTAGTACAAGGACCCCTTACGCTGGCTAGCTACCTATCTTCTATCGCTGCTGAAGGTGATGTGTGGAACCCCGAGGGCCAGTGGATGCCGGTACTTTGGGGAGGTGCGAGTGTCAACAATGAAAAAGGGGATACAGCGTGATATCACTACAGCAACAATGTTTACTCTCAATGTTCAATTTCATGTGCGGTCAAGTTACTAGATACATTATACACTGTCACCATCTCACCACTCAAGCGGGCATCTGAACGGGAAGAGGGGCGTAGGCGGTGACGGGTTCCGGGTCATCAGCGCCAGCCTCCACCATACCTCCAAGAATCATCGTCTTGGGCGCCTGAGCCTGATAGAACCAAGGGTCGGTAAACGCCTTGAACTTCTGGTCATGCCAGTCCTTGGCGGTGACATAGCGTCCCTCCGAGTCCATGAACATGGTGTCGTCCTCGGCGCGGAGGAAGTAGGCGATCGAGTACCGGTGCTCGGTGGGGTCGAAGGGTACGACGCGGTGGATGCACGACTGGAACTTCATGCCGCTGGCAAAGCGGAGGGAATCGCCGACGTGGACGAAGGCGCAGTTCTTCTGGGGCTCGACAAAGCCCATCTCGAGGGCGCCGCACTCTCCGGGGGGGCGGACTTGGAGACCCCATTGGTcgctgaagaggagggtgagggagctgATGTCGGTGTGCTTCTGGTGGCCGACCTTGTGCTGGCCGGTGATCTCAGCGGGGAGGTAGTGCATCATGGAGAGAGTGGTGGCTGAGGGGCGGTCGTTGCGGTGGGAGTTTTCGAAGCGGTCCTTGCCAGCCAGGTTCAAgccggtggagagggctgCCAAGATgaccttggtgatggtgttgcagCTGCCGATGACCTGCTCCAACTGGTGGAGATCGCCGCTGTTCTTGATCGGGGAGGGGACGCGAGGGCTGCCCTGCTGGATCTCGTCTCGCGAGACCTTGAGCATCTCATAGCCGTCCTTGGAGCCAGCACCAAAGGCGCCAGTGCGGTTACCGACAGGCTCGTAGCCAAGATGGGAGTCGATCAAGCCATATTCGTTCTTGGCCTCGAGGGGGGCATCAAAGAAGCGGTTCATGAGCTTGAGAAGTTGCTCACGGTCCTCGAGCATGCGACGGCCGTCGATGCTGTCGAGATCGAGCTGGAAGTAACCATCCTGAAGGCAAGCCTGGAGCACcttctcgacctcctcaGGATCCTGCGAGAGGAGCAGATCGTACTTGATGGTCCTCATGGGCCAGACAGGAACCTGCCTGCCTTGCCATTCAACGGTCTTTACGGGTTCGGTGGTAGGAGCCATGATGATATGTGGGCGGTTGAGAAGTTTACCAGCTCTGTTCTATAGATTTCCCAAACTCACGGGGGACAGACTGGGCTACAAATAGTTGAACCATTGCCTCGACCTTAGCTCAACTAGTACCTAGCCCGGTGCGAATCGGAGGCCATCTATTGCAGTCAAATGAAGCATATAGTCAATGAGCTAGTTTCCCCAGCCTACCCCACACTTCCAGTGTCCCTGAGGGTACGTTGCCGGATTCTCCCATAGTAATTGATGGGGGTCTTTCTCCACCGATCGGCATTTCCGTTGCAACACCTGACGCCCCCCGCATCTTGGGTGTGTTTACATCGTCGGGCGGGTTGCAGTCCGTGGTTTGTAAGAGGAACAATCAAGATTGCAAGAAGGGAAAGTGATATTGGGCTTATCTACCTGCAACTGGGGTCCTTTATGAAGCAGACTATCCGGAGGCCCGGAAACCAACCCTGAAGGCTCGCTCCCTCCTTGACACACTATCTACTTCCCCTTTTCGGGTCTTGGTGTACACGTACACATGGCGAATCTGAGTACAAAACTAGACACCGAACTTCGATGCTCTGCCGAGACTCCTCGTCACGGCAGTCCGGGTCCTCAAAGGCCGAGTGCAATGCTCTGCGTGCCACTGACGTATCGGAGTCAAAGCACTTGATGAGGAGTACGTCTTCGGGTGTCATCCGATATTTGAAATACCACCGATGATGCGGGTTGTGGCGTACTACCCACGACTCCCCCTGAAAGCCGTCCTCGACCATTTCTGCCCCCACCAGGTCCGAGTCGGGAACCGACTTTGCATCCGCCACAGCAATAGGATCTTTGAGAATGGTCTGAATCGGGCGCCATATGTTGATGATTTGATATCTTCTCGTGATCAGTTCGTCTGCTTGTTGCTTATCAGGAAActcccatctcaacctcctttcAGCACCAACATAAGACTGATCGACGTGTGTTCTGGTGACTGGGCCACGGTTGGCGAGATTCTTGCCGTTGAACCCCAAGTGGTGCCATTGTGTTGGACCTCGGCGGACTTtgtggttgaagatgtggATGTGACTAGCACCCGTGATGTCCTTCAGAAGTTCCTTGCATTCCTCA encodes the following:
- a CDS encoding hypothetical protein (EggNog:ENOG503P7H0), which produces MGPQPPSPPSPASSALKTIAKYKQRSFDTSLNSHIPLLESAKNPSSPDVVLIGDSMIERMLTTANCGPNLVSPWPSQTMLPKDNSKQFQAGRVLNLGVGGDKIQNVAYRLVGDPKQRLKSVADMLAARRSVKLWVLQVGTNNMSPKKGLGDGDGDALRALVEALLDIGAEGCKVLVTGLFLRKDIPWEKIKQANEKIHQVVENFASGHPAQVLWLPATEEVKEEHLVDHVHLSEAGYKIWIGRLLADETMRI
- a CDS encoding hypothetical protein (EggNog:ENOG503P3VE; COG:C) translates to MNYLTKYCPSPNRSLREDSRTLRLSLVLQYHTIERRHQASTMAAAFIKAANAKIRSNPWTDYFCSTHFWGPASNFTIPLAAIADTQKSPDLISGKMTCALIFYAFTFMRFSLAVIPPNRLLFGCHTINATAQSVQGYRFMDWHYWGGKEKKLLAEKEAAAKGQPVLVVKKVQNENHPEKK
- a CDS encoding hypothetical protein (EggNog:ENOG503P2JU) translates to MRDLFTRAAALFLLFNPIYGADDGDDGYIGYRLDKRGDPETVNYETANTGGVQLAEEPDVYLNASVSVGYIGVDVQNLTAKVNLDANVLKLLHFSAGVDASINRVQLKIENVSAKVELEARLGNVVKMVDDVLNSIDLNPIIATLGQEVTQIINSTTDLLDGVGEGLGGGTGAGEEDAAGGNAKRSFEGSHKLESNVLFSVNDYTGQAHKNRVLAQDGSIYDEYLDNDGNEQSRVVVGSYDKDMEFNGHNRTIEEEGNVVEFELQYDYKPFPGVEVTSWIFVDTTGKVTRTQVIAEAQGGGSSTISNDADL
- a CDS encoding hypothetical protein (EggNog:ENOG503NVZI) encodes the protein MRTSSRWSLLRAILLLVALFITLSVAQTESAEPAPSTEPAAEPSTEAPSPSATPSSQTASPSTASSGGGGSGTPTTTTPRPSGSNPPDVYLRVPELSVGRIELDVDDLKADVNLNAEIANLVSINVGVAVGIQKVNITISDVEAELELVIRLGHLVEIVNRTLSSLDLNPLLINLLNNVSDIVDSVVGAVDGLLGTITQGGSTLRFLIDNLGNIVQEVAGEGTDIVSSIVGNYQKNMTFTGVAKELGNGLTQRTYRYDALGSLVNIIFNTMGQVVQAVVVGKDNSGGGGGGGGSTTTAPASSAPATSVAPAPTTSAPAEEGE
- a CDS encoding hypothetical protein (EggNog:ENOG503NYC5; COG:Q) encodes the protein MAPTTEPVKTVEWQGRQVPVWPMRTIKYDLLLSQDPEEVEKVLQACLQDGYFQLDLDSIDGRRMLEDREQLLKLMNRFFDAPLEAKNEYGLIDSHLGYEPVGNRTGAFGAGSKDGYEMLKVSRDEIQQGSPRVPSPIKNSGDLHQLEQVIGSCNTITKVILAALSTGLNLAGKDRFENSHRNDRPSATTLSMMHYLPAEITGQHKVGHQKHTDISSLTLLFSDQWGLQVRPPGECGALEMGFVEPQKNCAFVHVGDSLRFASGMKFQSCIHRVVPFDPTEHRYSIAYFLRAEDDTMFMDSEGRYVTAKDWHDQKFKAFTDPWFYQAQAPKTMILGGMVEAGADDPEPVTAYAPLPVQMPA
- a CDS encoding hypothetical protein (EggNog:ENOG503P04B) is translated as MALTEKHNVQTTLNYWDDPGDGLPPTPIFIGEGKVTNKRPHLPHEFTVTDITGDEDDYRLDTHGFQYCRHKSQEEEGFTSEESIKSVYYEECKELLKDITGASHIHIFNHKVRRGPTQWHHLGFNGKNLANRGPVTRTHVDQSYVGAERRLRWEFPDKQQADELITRRYQIINIWRPIQTILKDPIAVADAKSVPDSDLVGAEMVEDGFQGESWVVRHNPHHRWYFKYRMTPEDVLLIKCFDSDTSVARRALHSAFEDPDCRDEESRQSIEVRCLVLYSDSPCVRVHQDPKRGSR